The Xylophilus rhododendri region CGGTGACCACCGGTGCGGCGGAAGCCACGACAGGCGCCTTCTCCGAAAGCACATCTTCCCGCGTCAGCGCCTGGGCCGATGGATTGCCCGCCGCCGAAGCCAGCGACTGAGGCTGCGCAGCATCGTCGCGATGTACGTTTTGCCACAACAAGGTGCCCCCAGAGCAGCCACCGCCACGGTCAGCACGCCGACGGCAGCCCACAGCGGGCGGTTGACCGGACCGGATGTCGCGCCGGGCGGCGGGGCACTCACGGGGGCGTGGCGGTTGGGCTGGCCGGGGGAGGTGTCGAAGACGGGGTCCATGATGAGAGTCCTTTCGCTGCGGGGCGTTGCCCCTGAAGGGGCCAACGCGCCGATGGGCACCACGGTACACAGGACGGCGGTACCGTCTGTATAGGCTTTGTAAGAGTGGGTAAGGATCGGCCAGGCCCCCTATTGGGTCAATGCGAGGCCGCCGCCCAGTCTTTCGCCCACGCTGCGGCGCACCGCGTCCGGCGCGGATTCCAGCACTGCGGGCCATTCGGCCTGGGCCTGCCGAACCAGCAGCCGTGCCTGACGAAGGTGATTGGGCACGCGCCTCAGGCCTGCCGCCTTCAGCAACGCTTCCAGGTCTCCCCAGCCGAAGGCGCGCAGTTTTTTGTCGATCGCACGATTCACGCCGTAATCTCCCGGCGCCACCGCGTCGAACAGCGCACTGACGCACACCGGGTCGTACAGGGGCGACAGCTGCGGCTGGCGGCCATCCGGATACACCAGCGCCCAGTTCTTGAAATGCGCGTCGGTATTGCCCATCAGCACGAAGGCCACAAAACGGCCGATGAATTCCCGCACGTCCACCACAGGACGCAGCGACAGCGTATCGAGCAGCGCCAGCATGTTGGCGTAGTCGCCCACCAGGTCGCGGCCGTACTTGTGCCGGGGCTCGTATTGCAGCACCTGGGCGAACTCCTCCATGTGCACCCGCAGTCCGTCCGGGCCCCGGTCGAAGCGCTCCACCGCCAGGATCTGCTCGCACGGCAGCGTTTCGGGCAGATCTGCATCCGCGCGGGAGATGACTGTGGCCCGTGCGCAATCCAGCCCCAGGGCCGCGCAGAGCCGGTAGCCAGTGGCTTCGTTGGCGACCAGGTCGGGATGGCGGACGCTGGGAAGCTTGAGGATGGTGGAGCCTGCCGCGCCGTGCTTCTTCACCACGTAACGTCGGCCGTCCTGGATCGCCGAAAACTTGGTCACCACGCCGGGCAGGGAGGCGGCATCCTCCACCGGATATTCGACGAAGCCGGGCTCCAGCACGTCCAGCCCCAGCGCGGTATGCCAGTGCCGCACCGTATCGGGAATGCCCTCCTGCGCGGGGACCGGCTCCACTTCGATCGCCCCCATCAGGTCGTGGCCGGCGGCGGCCAGCAGTTCGAACTCGTCGTCCGGGCCGCAGTGGCGCTCGGCCGCCAGCCGCTCCCGGTTGTGGCCTTCGGGCAGCAGGTTGGCGAACCAGGTCGGCCAGCGTCCGTTGTTGCGCACCAGGCGCTCGTCGCGGGTGGATTGCAGGATCGCGCGGGTGGCCGCATCGTCCCGGCCCTGGTAGGCCAGCGAGAGCGTGGGCCGCTGCGCATCCTCGATGTATTCGCGGTCGAAGGAGGCGCGCAGGATGTCGCCGTACTGCGAGAGATAGCCGATGGGCCGCCGGCTGCGGTCCGGCAGATGCAGGTACATCCGCAGGTATTTGATCGAAGTGCTCACGGCTTGCGGCGCGTGATGTGGTCGACGACGGAAAGCGGCGCACTGGCGCCCGGTGGCTGGCCCAGCAGCCGTCCACCCGAGCGCACGAAAGCCTGGACCTCGGCCTGCAAGGTGCTGGGCACCAGCATCAACTCCATGCCCAGCGCGCGCGCCATTTCTTCCACGCTCGACAGCCGCGGATCGACAGCGCCGGACTCGGTCTTGTTTACCGTCATGCGGGTCAGGCCGGCGGCATCCGCGAGCTGCTCCTGACTGAGTCCTGCTGTTTTCCGGGTACTCGACAGGTCTTGGACAATGCTCATGGGAACGTGCTTTTCGACAATTTTGCTAACGAACATTAGCAATCAGCTGCCGGTCGCGCAAGCTCCATGCACATCAAAGCAATCATTTATAAAATAAAGATCACTATAGTTATCTTAGACGTTGGCGGTGTTCGGCCTTACGGTCGAACGCGCCTCGCGCCAGAGGCCGGCTCAGCTCAGATTCGGCGCCAGCATCCGCGCCACTTCCGCCTCTTCCAGGCCCCGCCTTTTCGCGATGTCCTGCACCTGGTCTTCCCCGATCTTGCCCACGTTGAAATACGTGCTCTCGGGATGCGCCAGGAAGAAGCCGCTGACACTCGCCGCAGGCGTCATCGCCAGCGAATCGGTCAGGCCCATGCCGATCTCATCGCAGCGCAGCACGTCGAACATGGCGCGCTTGACGCTGTGGTCCGGGCAGGCCGGGTAGCCGGGCGCGGGGCGGATGCCGCGGTACTCTTCCTTGACCAGGGCCTCGACCGACAGGGACTCGTCGGCCGCGTAGCCCCACAGGTCCTTGCGCACCCGCTCGTGCAGGTATTCGGCGAAGGCTTCGGCCAGGCGGTCGGCCAGGGCCTTGAGCATGATGGCGGAGTAGTCGTCGAGGTCGTCGGTGAAGAACTTCTCCTTCTTCTCCACGCCCAGGCCGGCCGTCACGGCGAACATGCCGACGTAGTCCTGCCGGCCGCTGTCCCGGGGCGCGACGAAGTCGGCCAGGCAGCGGCTGGGGCGCATCACGCCGTCCACCGCCTGCTTCTCGGTCTGCTGGCGCATGCCGTACCAGGTGAGTTCGGCCTGGCTGCGGCTCTCGTCGGTGTAGAGCACGATGTCGTCGTCGCCCACGGTGTTCGCGGGCCAGAAGCCCATCACCGCGCTGGCCTGCAGCCAGCGGCCTTCGATCAGCCGTTTCAACATGCGCTGGCCGTCGGCATACACCCGCACGGCTTCGGCGCCGACGACCTCGTCCTTGAGGATCTGCGGGAAGGGGCCGGCCAGGTCCCAGGTCTGGAAGAAGGGGCCCCAGTCGATGTACTTGGCCAGTTCGGTCAGGTCGAAATTCCTGAAGACACGGCGGCCGATGAACTTGGGCACGGCGGGGGTGTAGCCGGACCAGTCCAGCGGGGTCTTGTTGGCGCGCGCCTTCGAGAGCGGCCACATCGGCGTCTGCTTGCGGTTGGCGTGCTGCAAACGCACCTTGTCGTAGTCGGCGTTGATCTCGGCGATGTACTGGGCGGCCTGGTCGGACAGCAGGCTCTGCGCCACGCTCACGCTGCGCGAGGCGTCGGGCACGTAGACGACGGGGCCTTCGTAGTGCGGCGCGATCTTCACGGCCGTGTGCACCCGGCTGGTGGTGGCGCCGCCGATCAGCAGCGGGATCTTGGCCATGCGGAAATGCGGGTCCTTCTGCATCTCGCCGGCCACGTACTGCATCTCCTCCAGGCTGGGGGTGATGAGGCCGGAGAGGCCGACGATGTCCGCGCCCTCCACCTTGGCGCGCGCCAGGATCTCGTGGCAGGGCACCATCACGCCCATGTTCACCACCTCGAAGTTGTTGCACTGCAGGACCACGGTGACGATGTTCTTGCCGATGTCGTGCACATCGCCCTTGACGGTGGCGATGATGATCTTGCCCTTGCTGCGCACGTCGCGGCCGGCGGCTTCGTCGAGGCGCTTTTCCTCCTCGATGTAGGGCAGCAGGTGGGCCACGGCGGACTTCATCACCCGCGCCGACTTCACCACCTGCGGCAGGAACATCTTGCCGGCGCCGAACAGGTCGCCGACCACGTTCATGCCGTCCATCAGCGGGCCTTCGATCACATGCAGCGGGCGGCCGCCCTTGGCCAGGATGTTGCGGTAGACCTCCTCGGTGTCCTCGACGATGAAGTCGGTGATGCCGTGCACCAGGGCGTGCGACAGGCGCTGCTCCACGCTGACCGGCGCTTCGGGCGTGCCGCGCCATTCGAGTTTCTTGCTCTCGTCCTTGGCGCCGCTCCTGGCGGTTTCCGCGACCTCGACCAGGCGTTCGCCGGCATCCGGGCGGCGGTTGAGCACCACGTCCTCGACCCGCTCGCGCAGCACCGGCTCCAGGTCGTCGTACACGCCGACCATGCCGGCGTTGACGATGCCCATGTCCATGCCCGCCTGGATCGCGTGGTAGAGGAACACGGTGTGGATGGCCTCGCGCACCGGGTCGTTGCCGCGGAAGGAGAAACTCACATTGCTGACGCCGCCCGAGACCTTGGCGCCCGGCAGGTTCTGCTTGATCCAGCGCACCGCCTCGATGAAGTCGACGGCGTAGTTGTTGTGCTCCTCGATGCCGGTGGCGACCGCGAAGATGTTGGGGTCGAAGATGATGTCCTCGGGCGGGAAACCCACCTCGTCGACCAGGATGCGGTAGGCGCGTTCGCAGATCTCGATCTTGCGGGCGAAGGTGTCGGCCTGGCCCTGTTCGTCGAAGGCCATGACGACGGCGGCGGCGCCGTAGCGGCGCACGAGTTTGGCCTCGTGCTTGAACTTGTCCACGCCCTCCTTCATGGAGATGGAGTTGACGATGCCCTTGCCCTGCACGCAGCGCAGGCCGGCCTCGATGACCTCCCACTTGGAGCTGTCGACCATGATGGGCACGCGGGCGATGTCGGGCTCGGAAGCGATCAGGTTGAGGAACCGCACCATGGCGGCCTTGCTGTCGAGCATGGCCTCGTCCATGTTGATGTCGATGACCTGGGCGCCGTTCTCGACCTGCTGGCGGGCCACCGCCAGGGCCTGTTCGAACTCGCCGTTCAGGATCATGCGGGCGAAGGCCTTGGACCCGGTGACGTTGGTGCGCTCGCCGACGTTGACGAAGAGCGATCCCGCGCCGATGCGCACCGGCTCCAGGCCGGAAAGCTTCATGTCGGGGACGGGGGTGGCGGAAGACGTCATGGAACTCACCTGAGGGGTCGCGGTACTACAGGTGAGCGTCGTTGCGGCGGAACCGGGTTTCCGAGCCTGACGGGGCGCTGGGCCGCCGCTGCAACGCTCCTCGGAAACAACAGGGCATTTTAACGGCGAGGCACCCGCGAACGGCGAAACGGTTGAAATAGCCGCCACCGCGCCGCAACTGCGGTGCAGAAAGCGATGCCCACCATGTCCGTCACCGACACCTCCGCTCCCACCCTGCCCGCCGTGCTGGCCCTGCGCCCGCTGGGCGCGCCGCCCTGGGAGACCGCCGACCCCTTCCTCTTCTGCGTGCACCACGACGACGAGTACCCGCGCGCCAACGGCCGCATGGGGCCGGATGCGTCCCTGGCCGGCCGCGCCATCGGCCAGGACTTCAGCCGCAAGGACGGCTGGAGCATGTACCACGGCCAGCAGGTCCCGGGCTTTCCCGGCCATCCGCACCGCGGCTTCGAGACGGTGACCATCGTGCGCCGCGGCCTGATCGACCATGCCGACTCGCTGGGCGCCGCCGCCCGCTTCGGCCGCGGCGACGTGCAGTGGCTGACCGCCGGCGACGGCGTGGTGCATTCGGAGATGTTTCCGCTGCTCGACGATGCCCAGCCCAACCCGCTGGAGCTGTTCCAGATCTGGCTCAACCTGCCCGCGAAGAGCAAGCGCTCGCCGGCCCACTTCACCATGTTCTGGGGGCCGGACATTCCGAGCCTGATCGCCACCGATGCGGCCGGCCGCAAGACCGGGATCTCGGTGATCGCCGGCCATCTCGACGGCGCGGCCGAGCCGCTGGCGCCGCCGCCGGATTCCTGGGCCGCGCAGGCCGATGCGGATGTCGCGATCTGGACCTTGCGGCTCGAACCCGGCGCCCGCTGGACGCTGCCGGCCGCGAAAGCCGGCATCAACCGCCGCCTCTATTTCTTCGCCGGCCAGGGCCTGCAGATCGAAGGCCAGCGGGTGGACCGGCATGCGGTGGCCGAGTTGCGTCCGGACGCCTCGCCCGAGCTGGTCAACACCGGCGACGAAGTCATCGAATGCCTGCTGCTGCAGGGCCGCCCCATTGGCGAGCCGGTCGTGCAGTACGGCCCCTTCGTGATGAACAGCCAGGCCGAGATCGCCCAGACCATGGCCGACTTCCGCCGCACCGGCTTCGGCGGATGGCCCTGGCCGGACGATTCGCCCACGCACGGCCGCGATCCGGCGCGTTTCGCGGTGCATGTGGGCGGGCGCCGGGAGACGCCGCCCGAGGCCTGATCAGCCGAGGAAGGCGAGATTGGCGGCGGCAATCGCGCGGAAGTCCGCCGAGATGCGTTCGTCGGTAGCCGCCGCCCGCCAGAAGCTGCGGGCCAGGGCCAGCGCGGCCGGCCACTGGTCCAGCGTGGCGCTGGTGGGCCGGGGCTGGCGGGCGGCGAAGTCCTGCGCCACCAGCTCGCCGCCGATCGGTGCGTACAGCATGGGCAGCATGTCGTAGGTGGGCGACAGGGCCCAGTCGTCGCGGTCCAGCAGCAGGGAGATGTTGCCGTAGTGCCGGTCGGTGTTGGCGATGAGCTGGCCGTAGGCCTCCAGCAGCCGCAGGTGTTCGGCGTCGCCGGGGCGCAGCAGGCCGCGCGCAGCCATGCGGGCCGCGGTGGCGGCCCAGTTGTCCATCTCGCCGATGTATTCGGCGTCGTAGGCCAGCAGGGAGACCATGCCGATGCGGCCTGCCCGCGTGCGGTCGAAACGCTCGGACTCCAGGAACACCCGGCCGCCGCCCATGCAGATCTGCGTGCGGGCGGCCGGCAGGCCGGCGCTGGCCAGGGTGTACAGCGCCAGGTGCTCGCAGACCAGCAGGTCACGCACCCGCTGGTCGACCGGCGTGGCGCCGGCCGGCGAGAACTTCACCAGCACATGGCGGTCCACCGAACGCACGCAGAACTTGGGCTGTTCGCCGCCGGCCGAGGAGCCGGGCAGGGTGCCGGACATGGCGCGTTCGGCCAGCGCGGGGTAATCGGCCGGCGAGTCGGCCCGGGCGGCGCGCGCGGCCAGGGTGTGGAAACGCTGGAAGGCCGGCTCGCCCACGATCAGGTTGCCGGGCAGGTCGTCGCCGAAGAGCACCAGGGCGCGCAGCACGTCGTCCTCGCTCCAGTGGCGCGGATCGTTGCCCAGGGCCAGTTCGGGATGGGCATTGGCGAAGGTGCGGCCCATGAAGCCCTGGGGCCGCATGTCGGCCAGGAACCAGGGCAGGCCGTCGTGGCGCTGGCTGACGCCGTCGGCCTCGTCCACCCAGGTGGCGCCGCCCTCCAGCGGCACGAGGCTGGCGAAGGGCGTGGCGGCGCCCTGCCCGTCGATGCGCACCACCGGCACCGCGTCGCCCACGCCGGGCACCCGGCGCGGCAGCACATAACGCTGGCTGCGCGCCGCACCCACCTTGCGCACCGTGCCGGCCTGCAGCAGCGGCGCCAGCGCGCGCGACACCGTTGGCTGGCTGGCGCCCAGCTGCTGCTGCAGTTCCGCGCTGGACAGCACGCCGCCCTGGCGGCGCAGGGCGGCTAGGATGTCGTTTGCCGTGCGGGGAGCGAGCTTGCTTGCCATGAATTGATTTATGAATAGATAATTTTAGGAGAAATTTCTTTCATATCAATGATCTACCTTTATTCATGAATAGATACTGGATAGATCAGGCGTGGCAGTTGCGGGGACAGGCGAACGCCTTTGGCAGCCAGGCCATGCGCTTCGCGGGACAATCGCGGATTCCACCCTTTCCTGCTTCAGCAAAATGAAAATCGCCAAAGACTCGGTCGTCACCCTCCGCTTCACCGTCACAGACGCCAAGGGCCAGGTGCTCGACAAGGGCAGCGAACCCATGGCCTATCTGCACGGCGGCTACGGCAACACCTTCCCCAAGATCGAGGAAGCGCTCGAAGGCCAGGAAACCGGCTTTTCCACCACTCTCTCCCTGGCCCCGGCCGATGCCTTCGGCGAGCGCGACGAATCCCTGGTGCGCACCATCCCCAAGAGCGAGTTCCCGCCCGGCGTGAAGGTCGGCGGCCAGCTGCGCGGCAGCAACGACGAAGGCGGCGAGCAGGTCTACCGCGTGGTCAAGATCAAGGGCCCCGAGGTGCTGCTCGACGGCAACCATGCGCTGGCCGGCCAGGCCCTGCGTTTCGGCCTGAAGGTCGAAGGCGTGCGCGCCGCCACGGCCGAGGAACTGGCCCACGGCCACGTGCACGGCGAGCACGGCCACCAGCACTGATCGTTCGATGGCGCTCGTCTATTCCACAGAAGCCGGTCGCGTCTGCCCCGATTGCCGCCAGCCGATGGCCGGCTGCACCTGCCGCCAGCAGGCCCAGGAGCAGGCCAGGCGCGGCGACGGCACCGTGCGCCTGGCCTACGAGACCAAGGGCCGCGGCGGCAAGGGCGTGACCGTGCTGCGCGGGCTGGCGCTGGATCCCGAGGAGATCGCCAAACTCGGCAAGACCCTGCGCAGCGCCTGCGGTGCCGGCGGCGCGGTCAAGGACGGCGGCACGCTGGAGATCCAGGGCGACCACCGCGACACCGTCTCGCGCCTGCTGGAACAGCGCGGCATCGCTTTCAAACGCACAGGCGGCTGAGCGGCACCTGACCGAAAAGCGCATCCGCCACGCGCGCATGCCGCGCCCACTGGGGCAGGAATACGCCAGAAGCCGCCTGGCGGATTCAATGCGTTG contains the following coding sequences:
- a CDS encoding type II toxin-antitoxin system HipA family toxin: MSTSIKYLRMYLHLPDRSRRPIGYLSQYGDILRASFDREYIEDAQRPTLSLAYQGRDDAATRAILQSTRDERLVRNNGRWPTWFANLLPEGHNRERLAAERHCGPDDEFELLAAAGHDLMGAIEVEPVPAQEGIPDTVRHWHTALGLDVLEPGFVEYPVEDAASLPGVVTKFSAIQDGRRYVVKKHGAAGSTILKLPSVRHPDLVANEATGYRLCAALGLDCARATVISRADADLPETLPCEQILAVERFDRGPDGLRVHMEEFAQVLQYEPRHKYGRDLVGDYANMLALLDTLSLRPVVDVREFIGRFVAFVLMGNTDAHFKNWALVYPDGRQPQLSPLYDPVCVSALFDAVAPGDYGVNRAIDKKLRAFGWGDLEALLKAAGLRRVPNHLRQARLLVRQAQAEWPAVLESAPDAVRRSVGERLGGGLALTQ
- a CDS encoding helix-turn-helix domain-containing protein; the encoded protein is MSIVQDLSSTRKTAGLSQEQLADAAGLTRMTVNKTESGAVDPRLSSVEEMARALGMELMLVPSTLQAEVQAFVRSGGRLLGQPPGASAPLSVVDHITRRKP
- the metH gene encoding methionine synthase; this translates as MKLSGLEPVRIGAGSLFVNVGERTNVTGSKAFARMILNGEFEQALAVARQQVENGAQVIDINMDEAMLDSKAAMVRFLNLIASEPDIARVPIMVDSSKWEVIEAGLRCVQGKGIVNSISMKEGVDKFKHEAKLVRRYGAAAVVMAFDEQGQADTFARKIEICERAYRILVDEVGFPPEDIIFDPNIFAVATGIEEHNNYAVDFIEAVRWIKQNLPGAKVSGGVSNVSFSFRGNDPVREAIHTVFLYHAIQAGMDMGIVNAGMVGVYDDLEPVLRERVEDVVLNRRPDAGERLVEVAETARSGAKDESKKLEWRGTPEAPVSVEQRLSHALVHGITDFIVEDTEEVYRNILAKGGRPLHVIEGPLMDGMNVVGDLFGAGKMFLPQVVKSARVMKSAVAHLLPYIEEEKRLDEAAGRDVRSKGKIIIATVKGDVHDIGKNIVTVVLQCNNFEVVNMGVMVPCHEILARAKVEGADIVGLSGLITPSLEEMQYVAGEMQKDPHFRMAKIPLLIGGATTSRVHTAVKIAPHYEGPVVYVPDASRSVSVAQSLLSDQAAQYIAEINADYDKVRLQHANRKQTPMWPLSKARANKTPLDWSGYTPAVPKFIGRRVFRNFDLTELAKYIDWGPFFQTWDLAGPFPQILKDEVVGAEAVRVYADGQRMLKRLIEGRWLQASAVMGFWPANTVGDDDIVLYTDESRSQAELTWYGMRQQTEKQAVDGVMRPSRCLADFVAPRDSGRQDYVGMFAVTAGLGVEKKEKFFTDDLDDYSAIMLKALADRLAEAFAEYLHERVRKDLWGYAADESLSVEALVKEEYRGIRPAPGYPACPDHSVKRAMFDVLRCDEIGMGLTDSLAMTPAASVSGFFLAHPESTYFNVGKIGEDQVQDIAKRRGLEEAEVARMLAPNLS
- a CDS encoding pirin family protein, giving the protein MSVTDTSAPTLPAVLALRPLGAPPWETADPFLFCVHHDDEYPRANGRMGPDASLAGRAIGQDFSRKDGWSMYHGQQVPGFPGHPHRGFETVTIVRRGLIDHADSLGAAARFGRGDVQWLTAGDGVVHSEMFPLLDDAQPNPLELFQIWLNLPAKSKRSPAHFTMFWGPDIPSLIATDAAGRKTGISVIAGHLDGAAEPLAPPPDSWAAQADADVAIWTLRLEPGARWTLPAAKAGINRRLYFFAGQGLQIEGQRVDRHAVAELRPDASPELVNTGDEVIECLLLQGRPIGEPVVQYGPFVMNSQAEIAQTMADFRRTGFGGWPWPDDSPTHGRDPARFAVHVGGRRETPPEA
- the yjjJ gene encoding type II toxin-antitoxin system HipA family toxin YjjJ, whose protein sequence is MASKLAPRTANDILAALRRQGGVLSSAELQQQLGASQPTVSRALAPLLQAGTVRKVGAARSQRYVLPRRVPGVGDAVPVVRIDGQGAATPFASLVPLEGGATWVDEADGVSQRHDGLPWFLADMRPQGFMGRTFANAHPELALGNDPRHWSEDDVLRALVLFGDDLPGNLIVGEPAFQRFHTLAARAARADSPADYPALAERAMSGTLPGSSAGGEQPKFCVRSVDRHVLVKFSPAGATPVDQRVRDLLVCEHLALYTLASAGLPAARTQICMGGGRVFLESERFDRTRAGRIGMVSLLAYDAEYIGEMDNWAATAARMAARGLLRPGDAEHLRLLEAYGQLIANTDRHYGNISLLLDRDDWALSPTYDMLPMLYAPIGGELVAQDFAARQPRPTSATLDQWPAALALARSFWRAAATDERISADFRAIAAANLAFLG
- a CDS encoding FKBP-type peptidyl-prolyl cis-trans isomerase, yielding MKIAKDSVVTLRFTVTDAKGQVLDKGSEPMAYLHGGYGNTFPKIEEALEGQETGFSTTLSLAPADAFGERDESLVRTIPKSEFPPGVKVGGQLRGSNDEGGEQVYRVVKIKGPEVLLDGNHALAGQALRFGLKVEGVRAATAEELAHGHVHGEHGHQH
- a CDS encoding SUI1 family translation initiation factor; its protein translation is MALVYSTEAGRVCPDCRQPMAGCTCRQQAQEQARRGDGTVRLAYETKGRGGKGVTVLRGLALDPEEIAKLGKTLRSACGAGGAVKDGGTLEIQGDHRDTVSRLLEQRGIAFKRTGG